From a region of the Ardenticatena maritima genome:
- a CDS encoding DUF6429 family protein has translation MDRLYEQGYISDPRSRAKSVAFTPEGLHQAREACRRLFARPEAEMPAADCLQAHLYGVPEEERSAKIKELEESARSKKKKRR, from the coding sequence ATGGACCGTCTGTATGAGCAGGGGTACATCAGTGACCCGCGCTCCCGGGCGAAAAGTGTCGCTTTCACACCGGAGGGATTGCACCAAGCTCGTGAGGCGTGCCGCCGTCTCTTTGCTCGGCCAGAAGCGGAGATGCCCGCCGCCGACTGTCTCCAAGCCCACTTATACGGTGTACCTGAAGAAGAACGATCCGCAAAAATAAAAGAACTTGAAGAATCTGCTCGCTCCAAAAAGAAAAAGCGCCGCTAA